In Lagopus muta isolate bLagMut1 chromosome 20, bLagMut1 primary, whole genome shotgun sequence, the following proteins share a genomic window:
- the CLDN4 gene encoding claudin-4 has product MASMGLQVLGIALSVIGWLASILCCALPMWRETAFVGNNIVVAQIIWEGLWMNCVVQSTGQMQCRVYDSMLALPQDLQAARALLVVAIVLAVLGTLLAIAGGKCTTCVEDETAKAKVMILSGVTFIVSGVLILIPICWSANAIVRDFYDPLVADSQKRELGSSLYVGWAASALLLLGGAMLCCTCPPRGEKPYSAKYSAARSLPASNYV; this is encoded by the coding sequence ATGGCCTCCATGGGGCTGCAGGTGCTGGGCATCGCCCTGTCCGTCATCGGCTGGCTGGCGTCCATCCTCTGCTGCGCGCTGCCCATGTGGCGCGAGACCGCCTTCGTGGGCAACAACATCGTGGTGGCTCAGATCATCTGGGAAGGGCTGTGGATGAACTGCGTGGTGCAGAGCACGGGGCAGATGCAGTGCCGGGTGTACGACTCCATGCTGGCCCTGCCGCAGGACCTGCAGGCCGCCCGCGCGCTGCTGGTGGTGGCCATCGTACTGGCCGTGCTGGGCACGCTGCTCGCCATCGCCGGCGGCAAGTGCACCACCTGCGTGGAGGACGAGACGGCCAAAGCCAAGGTGATGATCCTCTCCGGCGTCACCTTCATCGTCTCCGGcgtcctcatcctcatccccatctgCTGGTCGGCCAACGCCATCGTCCGGGACTTCTACGACCCGCTGGTGGCCGACTCCCAgaagagggagctgggctcgtcGCTTTACGTGGGCTGGGCGGCCTCCGCGCTGCTGTTGCTGGGGGgggccatgctgtgctgcacctgCCCGCCGCGCGGTGAGAAGCCCTACTCCGCCAAGTACAGCGCGGCTCGCTCGCTGCCGGCCAGCAACTACGTGTAG
- the LOC125703087 gene encoding claudin-3-like: MSMGLEIGGLTLSVLGWLCSIICCALPMWKVTAFIGNNIVTAQIIWEGLWMNCVVQSTGQMQCKVYDSMLALPQDLQAARALLVVAIVLAVLGLMVAIVGAQCTRCVEDETTKAKITIVSGVIFLLSGIITLIPVSWSANAIIRDFYNPLVLDAQKRELGSSLYVGWAASALQLFGGALLCCSCPPKDERYMSSKVAYSAPRSAVTSYDKRNYV; encoded by the coding sequence ATGTCTATGGGGCTGGAGATCGGGGGGTTGACCCTGTCGGTGCTGGGCTGGCTGTGCAGCATCATCTGCTGCGCGCTGCCCATGTGGAAGGTGACGGCCTTCATCGGCAACAACATCGTGACGGCGCAGATCATCTGGGAAGGGCTGTGGATGAACTGCGTGGTGCAGAGCACGGGGCAGATGCAGTGCAAGGTGTACGACTCCATGCTGGCCCTGCCGCAGGACCTGCAGGCCGCCCGCGCGCTGCTGGTGGTGGCCATCGTGCTGGCCGTGCTGGGCCTGATGGTGGCCATCGTGGGTGCCCAGTGCACGCGCTGCGTGGAGGACGAGACCACCAAGGCCAAGATCACCATCGTCTCCGGCGTCATCTTCCTGCTCTCCGGCATCATAACCCTCATCCCCGTCTCCTGGTCAGCCAACGCCATCATCCGGGATTTCTACAACCCGCTGGTGCTCGACGCTCAGAAGCGGGAGCTGGGCTCGTCGCTTTACGTGGGCTGGGCGGCCTCCGCGCTGCAGCTCTTCGGGGGGGCCCTGCTTTGCTGCTCCTGCCCCCCAAAAGACGAGAGGTACATGAGCAGCAAGGTGGCTTACTCCGCCCCGCGCTCCGCCGTTACCAGCTACGACAAGAGGAACTATGTGTGA
- the LOC125703086 gene encoding claudin-4-like: MATMSMQLGGLVLAVLGWLGSILTCALPMWKVTAFIGYNIVVAQVFWEGLWMNCVYESTGQMQCKAYDSLLDLTSDLQAARALVVTSIIVAFLGLLTAISGADCTRCMEDKSSKGRVSIVAGAIFVLAGIVLLIPVSWSANSIVTNFYNPMVPEALKRELGAALYIGWASSALQLLGGGILCCSGPPVERDHYPKSYRAVKGCGPMGYPMKDYV, from the coding sequence ATGGCGACGATGTCAATGCAGCTGGGCgggctggtgctggctgtgctgggctggctggGCTCCATCCTCACCTGCGCGCTGCCCATGTGGAAGGTGACGGCCTTCATCGGTTACAACATCGTGGTGGCCCAGGTCTTCTGGGAAGGGCTGTGGATGAACTGCGTCTACGAGAGCACAGGGCAGATGCAGTGCAAGGCGTACGACTCCCTGCTGGACCTCACCTCTGACCTGCAAGCCGCCCGCGCGCTGGTGGTCACCTCCATCATCGTGGCCTTCCTCGGCCTCCTCACCGCCATCTCGGGGGCCGACTGCACGCGCTGCATGGAGGACAAGAGCTCCAAGGGCCGCGTTTCCATCGTGGCGGGGGCCATCTTCGTGCTGGCCGGCATCGTGCTGCTCATCCCCGTCTCCTGGTCTGCCAACAGCATCGTCACCAACTTCTACAACCCCATGGTGCCCGAGGCCCTCAAGAgagagctgggggctgccctgtaCATCGGGTGGGCTTCcagtgccctgcagctgctgggtggGGGCATCCTGTGCTGCTCGGGGCCACCTGTGGAGCGGGACCACTACCCCAAGTCATACCGTGCGGTGAAGGGCTGCGGCCCCATGGGCTACCCCATGAAGGACTACGTGTGA
- the LOC125703181 gene encoding uncharacterized protein LOC125703181, whose translation MGAAGGAGMRQSGAEEAQGKPHCSLQLPERRMGVGLCSQPPEAAPPTHPQTSHCGHTPCSHGQPGMYVCQEMQNLPRAGELLSTTVSPAPAWNRTRPGDGRGTWPCAGRRYRALSNQEALGVTPPPAPDDLPGVLAAISVVFAPRSFADQSHHSVRPPDALPGSPRSRTWSRPLPNGARQRPGDDSQSEAGGRALHLPLTNGTAVGGPGAGR comes from the exons ATGGGAGcggctgggggagctgggatgCGTCAGagtggagcagaggaggctcaggggaaacctcactgctccctgcagctgcctgaaaggaggatgggggtcggcctctgctcccag CCCCCCGAGGCCGCTCCCCCAACCCATCCTCAGACCTCACACTGTGGCCACACACCCTGCTCCCATGGGCAGCCAGGGATGTACGTGTGTCAGGAGATGCAGAacctgcccagggctggggagctgctcagcaccacgGTGTCACCTGCGCCAGCATGGAACAGGACACGTCCTGGCGATGGCAGAGGAACATGGCCTTGTGCAGGCAGAAGATATAGAG CACTCTCTAACCAGGAGGCCCTTGGTGTCACCCCTCCCCCGGCACCCGATGACCTCCCCGGGGTGCTTGCTGCGATCTCCGTGGTTTTTGCTCCAAGGTCATTCGCTGACCAGTCCCACCACTCGGTCCGTCCCCCCGACGCACTTCCCGGCTCCCCCCGCAGCCGCACTTGGTCTCGCCCTCTGCCTAACGGAGCGCGACAGCGGCCGGGCGACGACAGCCAATCAGAAGCTGGGGGGCGTGCCCTCCACCTGCCGCTAACCAATGGGACGGCGGTAGGCGGGCCCGGGGCGGGGCGTTAA
- the METTL27 gene encoding methyltransferase-like protein 27, with product MQLAAGVRERVAAVHGGAELPELLRLYDGWAGRYEQDVAALEYRAPYLAAASLAFAFPSPPAEARVLDVACGTGLVARELHRRGFRHLHGVDGSAGMLELARGTGLYRQLQRCELGREPLPAPAERYDAVTLVGALGEGQVPSSALPELLRVTRAGGFLCLTTRSNPSNRRYRAELEAVLQQLEQKGAWQRVLVQEVPRWERATSEEEENVRGSGYISGVIYIYRKCPVPPPEEG from the exons ATGCAGCTGGCGGCGGGAGTGCGGGAGCGCGTCGCTGCGGTGCACGGCGGTGCGGAGCTGCCGGAGCTGCTGCGGCTGTACGACGGCTGGGCCGGGCGCTACGAGCAGGATGTGGCCGCGCTGGAGTACCGTGCGCCGTACCTGGCCGCCGCCTCGCTCGCCTTCGCCTTCCCCTCGCCGCCTGCCGAGGCGCGGGTGCTGGACGTGGCGTGCGGCACCGGGCTCGTAGCGCGGGAG CTGCACCGCCGCGGGTTCCGCCACCTGCACGGCGTGGACGGCAGCGCCGGGATGCTGGAGCTGGCGCGGGGCACCGGGCTTTACCGGCAGCTGCAGCGCTGCGAGCTGGGCCGGGAGCCGCTGCCCGCGCCCGCAG AGCGCTACGACGCCGTGACGCTGGTGGGAGCTCTGGGCGAGGGGCAGGTGCCGAGCTCGGCGCTGCCGGAGCTGCTGCGCGTCACCAGGGCAG GGGGCTTCCTGTGCCTGACCACCCGCAGCAACCCGTCGAACCGGCGGTACCGGGCGGAGCTGGAGgccgtgctgcagcagctggagcagaaggGTGCGTGGCAGCGTGTGCTGGTGCAAGAGGTGCCGCGCTGGGAAAGGGCCACCTCCGAGGAGGAGGAGAACGTCCGGGGCAGCGGTTACATCTCCGGGGTGATCTACATCTACCGCAAGTGCCCCGTCCCGCCCCCCGAGGAGGGCTGA